A genomic window from Buteo buteo chromosome 13, bButBut1.hap1.1, whole genome shotgun sequence includes:
- the SELENOS gene encoding LOW QUALITY PROTEIN: selenoprotein S (The sequence of the model RefSeq protein was modified relative to this genomic sequence to represent the inferred CDS: inserted 1 base in 1 codon; deleted 2 bases in 1 codon) encodes MAAGAVVTGRPWRRXGEEPFLHTLIGSLAPFSSPLVGRHSHRGPPLYSVTFPLAREGKPRILVGSLAPRGRRTRRAVIGTAGGREGRLPDVRRRRRRAMELGAGGPAAGPGQGALGRGGLEFLQHTAGSLLSSYGWYILLAAVAIYLLIQKISQSLAARPSSQPGAADAAVEPDMVVRRQEALAAARLRMQEELNAQAERYKEKQRQLEEEKRRQKIAMWESMQEGKSYKGNLKLNQQEVESGASTSSAVPKSKPNKKPLRGGGYNPLSGEGGGTCSWRPGRRGPSAGG; translated from the exons atGGCGGCCGGGGCTGTGGTGACGGGACGGCcatggcggc ggggggaggagcCTTTCCTCCACACCCTGATTGGCTCTCTtgctcccttctcctctcctctcgtTGGCCGGCATAGCCATCGTGGCCCC CCCCTTTACTCTGTCACCTTCCCACTGGCCCGGGAGGGGAAGCCTCGCATCCTGGTTGGTTCTCTGGCTCCGAGGGGGCGGAGGACGAGGAGGGCGGTGATTGGCACAGCCGGCGGGCGCGAGGGGCGGCTCCCGGACGTGAGGCGGCGTCGGCGTCGGGCGATGGAGCTGGGGGCcggcgggccggcggcgggcccCGGCCAAGGGgcgctggggcgggggggcctCGAGTTCCTGCAGCACACGG CGGGCTCCCTGCTGTCCAGCTATGGTTGGTACATCCTCTTGGCCGCCGTCGCCATCTATCTCCTCATCCAGAAGATATCGCAGAGCCTGGCGGCCAGGCCGAGCAGCCAGCCGGGAGCAGCTGACGCAGCTGTGG AACCTGACATGGTGGTAAGAAGGCAGGAAGCTTTGGCAGCAGCTCGCCTCAGAATGCAAGAGGAGTTGAATGCACAAGCAGaaagatacaaagaaaaacaaagacag cTTGAAGAAGAGAAACGAAGGCAGAAGATAGCAATGTGGGAAAGtatgcaagaaggaaaaagctaTAAAGGAAATCTGAAACTGAATCAG CAAGAAGTAGAATCTGGTGCCTCCACCTCATCAGCAGTCCCGAAatctaaaccaaacaaaaagcccttGCGAGGAGGTG GCTATAACCCCCTGTCTGGAGAAGGAGGCGGAACTTGTTCCTGGAGACCAGGCCGGAGAGGCCCATCAGCAGGTGGATGA